The Triticum aestivum cultivar Chinese Spring chromosome 6D, IWGSC CS RefSeq v2.1, whole genome shotgun sequence genomic sequence CTCTAAGTACACATTTTATCATTTTGTAATGGCAATAATCATCTTTCTAAACTACACGAACGTttttatattttttaaatttttttatgaaagttgtataaatattttatttaatgagatgaacattttttaattcaatAAATGTTTTCTCAAAAATGTCAAGACCATTCTTTCTGAAACGTGTGAGCATTTCTTAAGTGGTatgattttttaaaattatgcAAAATTTTGTTTTACAATATAAACTTTTTTAATGTCAAAAAATATTTACTGAAATGTGTGAACGTTTTTTAAATGTAGATATTTTTAATGCCATCAATATTGTCTAAAAGTTGTGCGTACATTTTTTGACACAGCataaacatttttcaaacactACATAAACAATTTCAATACAAATACTTATATGTTAGGATATTTCGAAATATATTAAAGtttaaaagtaaaataaaaaataaatgatATCAAAACAAACGAACGATCGGAAGGTAGCAAAGGAGAAAGCTACGTTTTTTGGGCCTGCCAATTTAGTACGGCGCCATAGGCGTGCTGGACTGCTCGCAGAAAGCGCCACATAGCTGCGCCCCTCAGTCTTTCTATAAAAAAAGCCGCGCTCCTTGGACCCGGGCGCCCCTATGTCTCGCTTATAGCGAGACGTAGGGAAGGCTCGCCTGAAGGCGAGCACGAGATGGGCCGATCCAGGCGCGCGGGGCCGGTGCCTTGTTTATTTATTTATACCGGTCAAAAAAAgtatttatttattgttttcttctTTTCACTTTTTTATGTTCCAAATATTTTTAATACATATATATACAAAAAAACTTTGCACAAAATATTTATaaatgttaattaagcatttgaaaaatgttaaatataaATAGAAAAAATGTTTCTGTATATGGAAAATCTCAAGCAATCCTCTAATGGCAAGTTTAGTCGAGGGTATTAATGCGTGCTTAGTCTCCTTGGAATATATGAAAGGTTTATCGAACCTAGGAAATAATGGCAAAATATCCTGAAACGTactgaaaaaaattaaaaatctaCCTGTGTCCCAACAAGCCTAGTATAGTTGTCAATTGCATTAGCCTTGCTAGTTGCAACAAGTAACAGGTAGAGACTAATCGATAAAACATATttgtatttttggaataaataataactaaaaatAAAGAACATATAAAAGATGTTTTGGCTTATGGAGGAAATTGGACCAGGTTCATATGTTTAGTAGCAGCATCTCCCATAAACACGATGAGACATAATAATAAACATGAGCCTATGAAATTGAGCAATTCACACTAGCTATCATGGTATGATAAACATGGTTTGAGATCGAACTGGATAGGCGTTACTTTCATAAATCCACTAGATCAACACATACTAAACTTAATGGTACTACTCCACTCAAAGTCATCGAAACCCATGTATACGATACGAAACCTTTGCCAAATGACCTAAATGCAGGATCGACTCGTGAGTCAACATAGCATGCGGAAACTCCCTTCCCACAGCGCGTCAAACACCTTAACTGCACGCCAAAATGCTTCTTGCACGCCTTCGCGCAAACACGTTGTCGTTGTTCATCTCTGGATGCGCGGTAATCAACTCGATCAAACAATACGCTACCCTATGATGTCGCCCCTCAAGTCGCGCCACCCTGACATCCTTGGTACCATTCTTCTGGAGAGTGCGGCTGTCAGTTCTCTCCCATGGCACATATGCATTTATATTGAGAGTTTGAGACATCGTGCGAGTCCGAATAGAGTTGGATGTCTAATTAGTTTCCGCTATTAATTTCATTGGTATGTTGAAATAACTACTTGCCATAGTTTTGTACTCAATCTaattaaagaaaataaataaccatGGTTTTGTACTTAATCTTTTTTGTTGATATGGCTTACCATAATTGTGCATTCAACCTGGTTAATTGTTGTTTGGTGAAACAGCTTGCCATAGTTTCACACTGAATTTGTTTGCTGAAATGACTTGTCATAGTTTTGCACTCAATATTTTTGCTAAAATAGTTTATCATTGTTTTGCATTCAATCAGCTTACTCAAATTGCTTCCATAATTTTGTACTAAACTTATAGATGTGTTTGCTGAAATAGTTAGAAAAACACCATTTTTTCTGACAAACAAGCACTACTAATTTATGCAAAAAAGAAAGGCGCTACTAATGTGTAGGTCCTACACATCAGTGGAGATCGCTGACAAATTACTTTTCTTTAGTATCGTCGTCTGCAAAACACTGCTGCCAGACACGAACGTGTTTGCAATGAAAAATAAATAGGCCTTGCAAAGCTATCGATTCCAGGACTAAGTCACACAATGCTACATTTCTATCGACATGCAACTTGCTAGTGCAAAGTAACCATGATCTGTGCGTCACATGATTCAAGTCACGCTACGCAAAATCAAAATGTGGGAAATCATTCGCTAATTATTCGTCTCAAGATAACTTATTATTATTATGTCGAAAGAAATGATAATATTTTTTTGACCCCGAGaccatagaacaattgttctatggtTATTATCTATTACTATATGTACAGAATATACAGAGAGTATCAACAAATATTACATCAACCAATTCCTTTTCTAGGCCACATAGGAAATAGAAGGATAATCAGTCTTTCAGGTTCATAGATGAACACTGCACCAGTTCTTGAGGTGTTCTGCTTTCTGTGGTTTAATGCGCATGATAGTGATCTTGAGTAGTTATTTCATGTTGAAACTCTAGTTACTGGTGCTCTGGGCAGCATTCCGGAAAATCTTGTCATTTTGTTGTGTCCATAAACTTCAACATCCCATGATGATGATCCAATATCATTGAGAAGCATCATTAGGGCCAGTTGCAATTCATCAAAGAAATGATCATCATACTATATTCTGTCCTGGTAGTGGTAAAATGTCCACCTTCATATCTGTCATGAGAAGTCATTGAAAACTCTATACGCGGTATGAAATTGTACGAACGGTCCATCTGCGACAACTCGAACTTCACGAATTTTTTCCTTTCGGACACAATCATTAAAGCTGAATGAATGGCCAGGGAGGCAGGGATTCATGAACTCTAGGTTTTGAGCTTAAACATCAGAGACAAAGTAAACAATAAAGGAGCGTCACATGCAGGTTGATAGCCTGATCACATGTTCTCGGTGTTTGCCTGTCCAAATGAAAAAATGTCAACAAAAATTTCCTCTGGTCGATCTGCCTTTATGCACAGAAGAATCACGAGATCCCTGTAAAATTAGTTGCAGATGGCCTTTCGATTGATTCTCGTGGCTCAGCACAGTGTTGCCGTCACTTTCCCTTTGGCTGAAGAAGACAGTAATGGTGGTGTGCCTGTTTGCACAAGATGCCAATACTCTTGCTTATAAGATATCTACCCATGCCTCTATACGTGATAATTTTGACCAGGAGCTGTTAAAAGAGCGGGCATGGCATGCTGTGGTTCACGAAACGTCAGGTGAGCCTCCGCTCGACCAATATCACCTTGCTTATCAGGGTAAAATTGTTGGCTTGACATTTCAGTTCTCAAGGATTTTCGCGTTAGGTGTCACTAATATCACCCTGCAGTGAACTGTACTATGTTTCCAGATTGCTGATGATATATTTTCTTACATATTTTCTCTGCTGCATTACCATTCCAGGTTTCAGAACGATCTCGAGGTGCAGCAGTTGAAAGCAATCTCCTTGGAGAGCCCATCAACAGCGAGCAAGAACCACAGCAAGCTGCCTCACGATCCAAGGAAATGCAAGCTGGGCTCCCGGGTCTGCCCGGAGAGGCCGTGCAGAAGCATCAGGGACAGGGTGCTGTCGCGCGCCTTCTCGGAGGAGCTGGAGTCGCTGATGCACTCCGGCGGCCACCTCTTCTTCGACCCCCGCGGCCGGGTGATCCACCTGTGGAACAAGATCTTCCTCACGGCGTGCCTGCTCTCGCTCTTCGTCGACCCGCTCTTCCTCTACCTCACCGGAACCCAGCAGAACATGTGCATCGAGTTCAAGCACTCGCTGGCGCTCATGCTCTCCGTCATACGGTCGCTGCTGGACGTGTTCTACGCGGCCCACATCTGCCTCCGCTTCCGGACGGCGTTCATCGCGCCGTCTTCCCGGGTGTTTGGGAGAGGAGAGCTTGTGATTCAGCCCTACAAGATCGCCATGAGGTACCTGTCACGGACCTTCTGGTTTGATCTCATCACCGCGCTGCCTCTACCACAGGTAACTTGGACATTTTATATTCAGTGCTCTTTCCGTGAATGTCAAGAACTGAAATGCTCTGTAGAAATCTTCTGAAGTGCGTGTTTCTCCTCGGTACCCACAGTTCGTGATCTGGGTCGTCGTGCCTATGCTGAAGGAATCCGCCACGGCAAACCGGAAGGACATCCTTCGGTTCAGCATCATCTTCCAGTACCTCCCGCGGCTCTTCCAGATCTTCCCGCTCACGAGGCAGATCGTCATGGCGACCGGAGCCATGACGGAGAACGCATGGGCCAGCGCGGCGTATAACCTCATACTCTACATGCTGGCAAGCCACGTTCTGGGAGCATTGTGGTACCTCTTCTCGGTGCAGAGGCAGGAGGCGTGCTGGAGAGAGGCGTGCAATCTGGAGGGCCCCATGTGTCGGACCGAGTTCTTCGATTGCAACACCGTAAGCAGCAACAGGACCATCTGGTACGAGCTGAGCAACATAACAAGATTGTGCACTCCGGACAATAGTTTCTACCAGTTCGGGATTTACGCAGAGGCGTTCAACTATAAGCTCACGACGTCGGCCTTCACGCAGAAGTACTTCTACTGCTTCTGGTGGGGACTCAAGAACCTCAGGTTTGAAATTAGCCCATGCATGCATGCTTGTTACTCTGTATATCAGTTATTACAGATTTATTTGTTGAGAGGAAAAATCAGTTACATATTGGCCATGTTTGTTTCT encodes the following:
- the LOC123141545 gene encoding protein CNGC15b; this encodes MACCGSRNVRFQNDLEVQQLKAISLESPSTASKNHSKLPHDPRKCKLGSRVCPERPCRSIRDRVLSRAFSEELESLMHSGGHLFFDPRGRVIHLWNKIFLTACLLSLFVDPLFLYLTGTQQNMCIEFKHSLALMLSVIRSLLDVFYAAHICLRFRTAFIAPSSRVFGRGELVIQPYKIAMRYLSRTFWFDLITALPLPQFVIWVVVPMLKESATANRKDILRFSIIFQYLPRLFQIFPLTRQIVMATGAMTENAWASAAYNLILYMLASHVLGALWYLFSVQRQEACWREACNLEGPMCRTEFFDCNTVSSNRTIWYELSNITRLCTPDNSFYQFGIYAEAFNYKLTTSAFTQKYFYCFWWGLKNLSCLGQNLATSLYIGEISFAIVIGVLGLVLFALLIGNMQSYLQATMIRLEEWRTKRTDMERWMHHRQIPQPLKQCVRRYQQYKWVATRGVDEEALLKDLPMDIRRDIKRHLCLDLVRRVPLFDEMDERTLEAICERLRPALYTRGTRLVRELDPVDSMLFIIRGYLDSYTTQGGRSGFFNSCRIGAGEFCGEELLTWALDPRPSEYLPRSTRTVRAVSEVEAFALVAEDLRFVASQFRRLHSARIRHRFRFYSHQWRTWAACFIQAAWRRHKRRRASMEHRMPQAGDGRAGGSVRCRRHSCDGKALKKPMEPDFTVEQEI